From Erwinia pyri, a single genomic window includes:
- the fabG gene encoding 3-oxoacyl-ACP reductase FabG, whose translation MSFEGKIALVTGASRGIGRAIAETLVARGAKVVGTATSQSGADAISAYLGSNGRGLLLNVTDSASIDSVLENIRAEFGEVDILVNNAGITRDNLLMRMKDDEWQDILDTNLTSVFRLSKAVMRAMMKKRVGRIITIGSVVGTMGNAGQANYAAAKAGLIGFSKSLAREIASRGITVNVVAPGFIETDMTRALTEDQRAGILAEVPAGRLGDAQEIANAVAFLASDEAAYITGETLHVNGGMYMV comes from the coding sequence ATGAGCTTTGAAGGAAAAATCGCACTGGTTACCGGTGCAAGTCGCGGCATTGGCCGCGCCATTGCAGAGACACTGGTAGCGCGGGGCGCAAAAGTGGTCGGTACAGCGACCAGCCAAAGTGGCGCAGATGCCATCAGCGCTTATCTGGGCAGCAACGGCCGCGGCCTGCTGCTGAATGTGACCGACAGCGCGTCTATCGACAGCGTGTTGGAAAATATTCGTGCTGAATTTGGCGAAGTGGACATTTTAGTCAATAATGCAGGCATTACACGTGATAATCTTCTGATGCGTATGAAGGATGATGAGTGGCAGGATATCCTGGACACTAATCTGACTTCCGTATTCCGCCTCTCAAAGGCAGTAATGCGCGCTATGATGAAAAAACGCGTAGGCCGAATCATTACCATCGGCTCCGTTGTCGGAACGATGGGTAATGCGGGCCAGGCAAACTACGCGGCAGCAAAAGCGGGTTTGATCGGCTTCAGCAAGTCACTGGCGCGTGAAATCGCGTCACGTGGTATTACCGTTAACGTTGTGGCTCCCGGTTTCATTGAAACCGACATGACGCGTGCGCTGACTGAAGATCAGCGTGCGGGCATTCTGGCGGAAGTGCCAGCGGGTCGCCTTGGCGACGCGCAGGAAATCGCCAATGCCGTTGCATTTTTAGCTTCTGACGAGGCTGCGTACATCACTGGTGAGACGCTGCACGTCAATGGCGGAATGTATATGGTCTGA
- the acpP gene encoding acyl carrier protein yields the protein MSTIEERVKKIIGEQLGVKQEEVVNTASFVEDLGADSLDTVELVMALEEEFDTEIPDEEAEKITTVQAAIDYINGHQA from the coding sequence ATGAGCACTATCGAAGAACGCGTTAAGAAAATCATTGGCGAGCAGCTTGGCGTTAAGCAGGAAGAAGTTGTTAATACTGCCTCTTTTGTAGAAGATCTGGGCGCTGATTCTCTTGATACCGTTGAGCTGGTAATGGCTCTGGAAGAAGAGTTTGATACCGAGATTCCGGACGAAGAAGCTGAGAAAATCACCACCGTTCAGGCTGCTATTGATTACATCAATGGTCACCAGGCGTAA
- the fabF gene encoding beta-ketoacyl-ACP synthase II yields the protein MSKRRVVVTGLGMLSPVGNTVESTWNALVAGQSGISPIDHFDTSAYATRFAGLVKDFNCEEFISRKDQRKMDAFIQYGVVAGIQAMQDSGLVITDENADRIGAAIGSGIGGLGLIEENHASLVNGGPRKISPFFVPSTIVNMIAGHLTIMYGMKGPSIAISTACTTGVHNIGQAARIIAYNDADVMLAGGAEKGSTPLGIGGFGAARALSTRNESPETASRPWDRDRDGFVLGDGAGLVVLEEYEHAKKRGAKIYAELVGFGMSSDAYHMTSPPEDGAGAALAMKNALKDAQLTPEQIGYINAHGTSTPAGDKAETRAVKSIFGASAATVMVSSTKSMTGHLLGAAGAVESIFSILALRDQVIPPTINLDNPDEGCDLDFVPHTARQVKGLEYALCNSFGFGGTNGSLIFRKV from the coding sequence GTGTCTAAGCGTCGTGTAGTTGTGACCGGTCTTGGCATGTTGTCTCCTGTCGGCAATACCGTAGAGTCTACCTGGAATGCTCTTGTTGCCGGTCAGAGTGGCATCAGCCCGATCGACCATTTTGATACTAGTGCCTACGCAACGCGTTTTGCTGGCTTAGTAAAGGATTTTAACTGTGAAGAATTTATCTCGCGCAAAGATCAGCGCAAGATGGATGCCTTCATTCAGTACGGCGTAGTTGCTGGCATTCAGGCCATGCAGGACTCCGGTCTGGTTATCACGGATGAGAATGCCGATCGTATTGGTGCTGCTATCGGCTCCGGTATCGGTGGTCTCGGTCTGATTGAAGAAAACCACGCCTCGCTGGTCAACGGCGGCCCGCGTAAAATCAGTCCTTTCTTCGTTCCCTCCACGATTGTAAACATGATAGCGGGTCATCTCACTATTATGTATGGCATGAAAGGTCCAAGCATCGCTATCTCTACTGCCTGTACTACCGGTGTGCATAACATTGGTCAGGCGGCGCGCATCATTGCTTATAATGATGCCGACGTGATGCTGGCAGGCGGTGCCGAAAAGGGCAGTACCCCGCTGGGTATTGGCGGCTTTGGCGCAGCACGCGCGCTCTCCACCCGTAATGAAAGCCCTGAGACGGCAAGCCGTCCCTGGGATCGGGATCGCGACGGCTTTGTGCTGGGCGATGGCGCGGGACTGGTGGTGCTGGAAGAGTATGAACACGCGAAAAAACGTGGCGCTAAAATTTATGCCGAACTGGTTGGTTTTGGCATGAGCAGCGATGCATACCATATGACCTCGCCGCCGGAAGATGGCGCAGGCGCTGCGCTGGCGATGAAAAACGCACTGAAAGATGCGCAATTAACGCCAGAACAGATTGGTTATATCAACGCGCACGGCACTTCGACGCCAGCCGGTGATAAAGCAGAGACACGGGCGGTGAAGAGCATCTTTGGCGCCAGTGCCGCCACGGTAATGGTCAGCTCAACCAAATCCATGACCGGTCACCTTTTAGGAGCCGCGGGCGCCGTAGAGTCAATCTTCTCTATTCTTGCGCTGCGCGACCAGGTGATCCCGCCAACCATCAATCTGGATAACCCGGATGAAGGTTGTGATTTGGATTTTGTGCCGCACACAGCACGTCAGGTAAAAGGTCTGGAGTATGCCCTGTGTAACTCCTTCGGCTTTGGCGGAACCAACGGTTCGTTGATTTTCCGTAAAGTCTGA
- the pabC gene encoding aminodeoxychorismate lyase has translation MVWINGKPQESVAARDRAVQFGDGCFTTARILQGKVVSLQAHLARLKRGCERLMIRNLDWDALAAEMQHAAATRSVGVLKAVVSRGAGGRGYSAQGCEQPTRMIFLSDYPAHYQQLQQSGATLALSSVRLGKNPLLAGIKHLNRLEQVLIRTELEQTAADEALVLDSDGSLVECCAANLFWRRGEQIFTPDLSQCGVNGIQRQKVMQRLHTLGMPVQEVILPVQTLAEAEEVFITNALMPVLPVKQIDGWHYASRTIFNLLRLHDD, from the coding sequence ATGGTCTGGATAAACGGAAAGCCGCAGGAAAGCGTAGCGGCTCGCGATCGTGCCGTGCAGTTTGGTGACGGCTGCTTTACTACAGCCAGGATCCTGCAGGGCAAAGTTGTCTCGCTGCAAGCGCATCTTGCACGGCTGAAGAGGGGCTGCGAGCGGTTAATGATCCGCAACCTGGACTGGGATGCGCTGGCTGCTGAAATGCAGCATGCCGCCGCAACGCGATCGGTCGGGGTGCTGAAAGCGGTGGTATCAAGAGGCGCGGGCGGACGCGGATACAGCGCTCAGGGCTGTGAACAGCCCACCCGGATGATTTTTCTCTCGGACTACCCGGCCCACTATCAGCAGCTTCAGCAGAGCGGCGCCACGCTGGCGTTGAGCAGCGTGCGGCTGGGGAAAAATCCGCTGCTGGCCGGGATCAAGCATCTTAACAGGTTGGAGCAGGTGCTGATCCGTACAGAGCTTGAGCAGACCGCAGCCGACGAGGCGCTGGTGCTTGACAGTGACGGCAGCCTGGTGGAATGCTGTGCGGCAAATTTATTCTGGCGCAGGGGGGAGCAGATTTTTACGCCCGATCTCAGCCAGTGTGGCGTCAACGGTATCCAGCGGCAAAAGGTGATGCAACGGCTGCATACGTTGGGGATGCCGGTGCAGGAAGTGATCCTGCCGGTGCAAACTCTGGCAGAGGCAGAAGAGGTGTTCATCACCAATGCGCTAATGCCGGTACTGCCGGTGAAGCAGATTGACGGCTGGCACTATGCCTCGCGCACTATTTTTAACCTGCTACGCCTGCATGACGATTAA
- the yceG gene encoding cell division protein YceG — translation MTVVRKVVTGIVVIVVALLAFSYWQIRQFADSTLTINKETIFTLPAGSGRVVLEAELNQQHIVPQTLWFGWLLKLEPELANFKAGTYRFSQGMTVRQMLELLSSGKEAQFPVRFVEGTRMQEWLAELRAAPYIKHTLKDDKLATVAAAMDLPEQDVEGWFYPETYAYTANTTDVALLKRAHERMVKLVDAQWQSKIDGLPYKDKNDLVTMASIIEKETAVSEERSKVASVFINRLRIGMRLQTDPTVIYGMGENYKGSLTRKDLETPTPYNTYTIAGMPPGPIAMPGKASLEAAAHPLKTDFLYFVADGKGGHTFTTNLASHNRAVQAWRLAEKEKNGQ, via the coding sequence ATGACTGTTGTAAGAAAAGTAGTAACCGGGATAGTGGTCATTGTGGTGGCCCTCCTGGCGTTCAGCTACTGGCAGATCCGCCAGTTTGCTGATTCAACGCTGACCATCAATAAAGAGACGATTTTCACGCTGCCGGCAGGATCGGGGCGGGTGGTGCTGGAAGCGGAACTCAATCAGCAGCACATTGTGCCGCAAACGCTGTGGTTTGGCTGGCTGCTGAAACTGGAGCCGGAGCTGGCTAACTTCAAGGCTGGCACCTATCGCTTTTCGCAGGGCATGACGGTACGCCAGATGCTGGAGCTGCTGAGCAGTGGTAAAGAGGCGCAGTTCCCGGTGCGTTTTGTCGAAGGCACCCGTATGCAGGAGTGGCTGGCTGAACTCCGTGCGGCGCCCTATATCAAACACACGCTGAAAGATGACAAGTTGGCAACGGTTGCCGCCGCGATGGATCTGCCTGAGCAGGATGTGGAGGGGTGGTTCTACCCTGAAACCTATGCTTATACCGCGAATACTACTGATGTGGCGCTGCTTAAGCGTGCGCATGAGCGGATGGTGAAGCTGGTGGACGCCCAGTGGCAGAGTAAAATCGACGGCCTGCCTTATAAAGATAAAAATGATTTAGTCACTATGGCCTCTATTATCGAAAAAGAGACGGCGGTGAGTGAGGAGCGCAGCAAAGTGGCCTCGGTCTTTATCAATCGTCTGCGTATTGGCATGCGTCTGCAAACCGATCCCACCGTTATTTATGGCATGGGTGAGAACTATAAAGGCTCGCTGACGCGTAAAGACCTGGAGACGCCGACGCCTTACAATACCTACACCATTGCCGGGATGCCGCCAGGACCGATTGCGATGCCGGGCAAGGCCTCTCTTGAAGCGGCCGCGCATCCGCTGAAAACGGATTTTCTCTATTTTGTTGCTGACGGCAAAGGCGGGCATACGTTCACCACTAATCTTGCCAGCCATAATCGCGCGGTTCAGGCGTGGCGTCTTGCCGAGAAGGAAAAGAATGGACAGTAA
- the tmk gene encoding dTMP kinase — protein sequence MDSKFIVIEGLEGAGKTTARDVVVETLREQGVSDILFTREPGGTPLAEKLRDLIKQGVEGEQVTDRAELLMLYAARVQLVENVIKPALARGAWVVGDRHDLSSQAYQGGGRGMDTVLMAQLKQSVLGDFAPDMTLYLDVTPEIGLQRARARGALDRIEQESLNFFIRTRERYQALAAADASIRTIDATQSIEQVSAAIRQALSAWFREQA from the coding sequence ATGGACAGTAAATTTATCGTTATTGAAGGCCTTGAAGGCGCAGGGAAAACCACGGCCCGTGATGTTGTGGTAGAGACATTGCGCGAGCAGGGCGTCAGCGACATTCTCTTTACCCGTGAGCCCGGCGGCACGCCGCTGGCGGAAAAACTGCGCGATCTGATCAAACAGGGCGTTGAGGGCGAGCAGGTGACCGATCGGGCAGAGCTGCTGATGCTCTACGCGGCGCGGGTTCAGCTGGTTGAGAATGTCATCAAGCCCGCCCTTGCCCGGGGGGCATGGGTGGTGGGCGATCGTCACGATCTCTCTTCTCAGGCTTACCAGGGCGGCGGGCGTGGCATGGATACTGTGCTGATGGCACAGCTTAAGCAGAGCGTACTGGGCGACTTTGCGCCAGATATGACGCTCTATCTGGACGTGACGCCTGAGATTGGGCTGCAACGTGCCAGGGCGCGAGGCGCTCTGGACCGTATTGAGCAGGAGTCGCTGAACTTTTTTATCCGCACCCGTGAACGCTATCAGGCGCTGGCAGCGGCTGACGCCAGCATCAGAACCATCGATGCAACCCAGTCAATTGAGCAGGTCTCCGCGGCCATTCGCCAGGCTCTGTCAGCCTGGTTCAGGGAACAGGCATGA
- the holB gene encoding DNA polymerase III subunit delta': MNWYPWLNQPYRQIISQHQAGRGHHALLLHSLTGMGEASLIWGISRWLMCQRRDGLKSCGECHACQLMQANTHPDWYRLEAEKGKSALGIDAVRSVTEKLYHHAQQGGAKVVWIPDAAQLTEAAANALLKTLEEPPKNTWFLLNSQQPAQLLATLRSRCFTFHLAPPEEAPGLQWLLKQRPISEQDALTALRLSGGAPAAALELTSEKSWAARETLCQALPEALRGDMLSLLPVLNHDDAVQRTGWLCSLLVDALKWQQGGGQFIANVDRQALIAELAMQLPASALDESVRQWMIARDRLLNVVAVNRELLLTDQLLGWEQMLHPAVGRSD, encoded by the coding sequence ATGAACTGGTATCCCTGGCTGAACCAGCCTTACCGGCAAATCATCAGCCAGCATCAGGCGGGGCGTGGTCATCACGCGCTGCTGCTGCACTCACTGACCGGTATGGGAGAGGCTTCGCTGATCTGGGGGATCAGCCGCTGGCTGATGTGCCAGCGTCGCGACGGCCTGAAAAGCTGCGGAGAGTGTCATGCCTGCCAGTTAATGCAGGCCAACACCCATCCGGACTGGTACAGGCTGGAGGCGGAAAAGGGCAAAAGCGCGCTGGGGATCGATGCTGTGCGCAGCGTGACGGAGAAGCTCTATCATCATGCGCAGCAGGGCGGGGCAAAGGTGGTCTGGATCCCTGATGCCGCTCAACTCACTGAAGCAGCGGCCAACGCGCTGCTTAAAACGCTGGAAGAGCCGCCGAAGAACACCTGGTTTCTGCTCAACAGCCAGCAGCCTGCCCAGCTGCTGGCTACGCTGCGCAGCCGCTGCTTTACCTTCCATCTGGCGCCGCCAGAGGAAGCACCGGGCCTGCAATGGCTGCTGAAGCAGCGTCCGATCTCTGAGCAGGATGCGCTAACGGCTTTACGGCTCAGCGGCGGCGCGCCCGCAGCGGCGCTGGAGTTAACCAGTGAGAAAAGCTGGGCCGCCAGAGAGACGTTGTGTCAGGCACTGCCTGAGGCGCTCAGGGGAGATATGCTAAGCTTGCTACCCGTGCTGAACCATGATGATGCCGTGCAGCGCACCGGCTGGCTCTGTTCTTTACTGGTTGATGCACTGAAGTGGCAACAGGGCGGAGGGCAGTTCATCGCCAATGTCGATCGGCAGGCGTTAATTGCTGAGCTGGCGATGCAGCTTCCCGCCAGCGCGCTGGATGAAAGCGTGCGGCAGTGGATGATTGCCCGTGACCGCTTGCTCAATGTGGTCGCCGTGAACCGTGAATTATTGCTGACTGACCAGCTGCTGGGCTGGGAGCAAATGCTCCATCCCGCAGTGGGCCGGTCTGACTAG
- a CDS encoding metal-dependent hydrolase has protein sequence MFLVDSHCHLDGLNYETLHQDVSDVLAKAAARDVKFMLAVATTLPGYKAMTTLIGDRPNVAYSCGVHPLNQAEPYDFAELRQLAADERVVAMGETGLDYHYQPETREQQQASFREHIRIGRDLNKPVIVHTRDAREDTLAILKEEKVEGCGGVLHCFTEDRETAEKLLDMGFYISFSGIVTFRNAETIREAARYVPLDRMLVETDSPYLAPVPYRGKENQPAYTRDVAEYMAVVKGVTIEQMAEATTQNFSDLFHVPLSRLTDR, from the coding sequence ATGTTTTTAGTAGATTCGCATTGCCACCTGGATGGGCTGAATTATGAGACGCTGCATCAGGATGTCAGTGATGTGCTGGCGAAAGCGGCGGCCCGTGACGTCAAGTTTATGCTGGCCGTTGCCACCACGCTGCCCGGTTATAAAGCGATGACCACGCTGATTGGCGATCGTCCCAACGTAGCTTATTCCTGCGGTGTGCACCCGCTGAATCAGGCAGAGCCTTATGACTTTGCTGAACTGCGCCAGCTTGCCGCTGACGAACGCGTTGTGGCGATGGGGGAAACCGGGCTGGATTACCATTATCAGCCTGAAACCCGCGAGCAGCAGCAGGCCTCCTTTCGGGAACATATCCGCATCGGGCGCGATCTCAACAAGCCGGTGATTGTTCACACCCGGGATGCCCGCGAAGATACGCTGGCCATTCTGAAAGAAGAGAAGGTGGAGGGGTGCGGCGGCGTGCTGCACTGCTTCACGGAAGATCGTGAAACCGCGGAAAAGCTGCTGGATATGGGGTTCTATATCTCTTTCTCCGGAATTGTGACCTTCCGTAACGCGGAAACTATTCGCGAAGCTGCGCGTTATGTGCCGCTGGACAGGATGCTGGTTGAAACAGATTCCCCTTATCTGGCTCCGGTGCCTTACCGTGGCAAAGAAAACCAGCCTGCCTACACGCGCGACGTGGCAGAGTACATGGCGGTAGTGAAAGGAGTCACTATTGAGCAGATGGCGGAAGCCACAACGCAAAATTTCTCGGATCTGTTCCACGTCCCGCTTTCACGACTTACCGATCGATAA
- the ptsG gene encoding PTS glucose transporter subunit IIBC: MFKNAFANLQKVGKSLMLPVSVLPIAGILLGVGSANFSWLPAVVSHVMAEAGGSVFANMPLIFAIGVALGFTNNDGVSALAAVVAYGIMVKTMAVVAPLVLHLPAAEIEAKHLADTGVLGGIIAGSIAAWMFNRFYRIKLPEYLGFFAGKRFVPIISGFTAIFLGVVLSFVWPPIGTAIQDFSQWAAYQNPVVAFGLYGLIERTLVPFGLHHIWNVPFQMQIGEFTNAAGQVFHGDIPRYMAGDPTAGKLSGGFLFKMYGLPAAAIAIWHSAKPENRAKVGGIMISAALTSFLTGITEPIEFSFMFVAPVLYGIHILLAGLAFPICILLGMRDGTSFSHGLIDFVVLSGNSSNIWLFPVVGVIYGLIYYTVFRLVITKFNLKTPGREETTAEQTVGTANEMAGNLVAAFGGKENITNLDACITRLRVSVADVTKVDQPGLKKLGAAGVVIAGSGVQAIFGTKSDNLKTDMDDFIRNS, translated from the coding sequence ATGTTTAAGAACGCTTTTGCGAACCTGCAAAAGGTTGGCAAATCGCTGATGTTACCGGTATCAGTTTTACCGATAGCCGGGATATTGTTAGGCGTTGGCTCGGCCAACTTTAGCTGGTTGCCTGCCGTGGTTTCCCACGTCATGGCAGAAGCGGGCGGCTCGGTCTTCGCCAATATGCCGCTGATTTTTGCCATCGGCGTAGCGTTAGGCTTTACCAATAATGATGGCGTCTCAGCCCTGGCTGCGGTCGTGGCTTACGGCATCATGGTGAAAACGATGGCGGTGGTAGCTCCGCTGGTCCTGCATCTGCCAGCCGCAGAGATTGAAGCCAAACATCTGGCCGATACCGGCGTGCTGGGTGGGATCATTGCAGGTTCGATTGCAGCCTGGATGTTTAACCGTTTTTACCGCATCAAGCTGCCTGAGTATCTGGGCTTCTTTGCCGGGAAGCGCTTTGTCCCGATCATCTCTGGCTTTACCGCTATTTTCCTGGGTGTGGTGCTCTCCTTTGTCTGGCCGCCGATTGGTACCGCCATTCAGGATTTCTCCCAGTGGGCGGCGTATCAGAACCCGGTGGTGGCGTTTGGCCTGTATGGTCTGATTGAGCGTACGCTGGTGCCATTCGGCCTGCATCATATCTGGAACGTGCCTTTCCAGATGCAGATTGGTGAGTTTACTAATGCGGCAGGTCAGGTCTTCCACGGCGATATTCCGCGTTATATGGCAGGCGATCCAACCGCAGGCAAATTGTCCGGTGGCTTCCTGTTTAAAATGTACGGTCTGCCAGCCGCAGCGATCGCTATCTGGCACTCCGCTAAGCCTGAAAACCGCGCTAAAGTGGGTGGCATCATGATCTCCGCGGCGCTGACCTCTTTCCTGACGGGTATCACAGAACCGATTGAATTCTCTTTTATGTTTGTGGCGCCGGTGCTCTATGGCATCCACATTCTGCTGGCCGGTCTGGCGTTCCCAATCTGTATCCTGTTGGGGATGCGTGACGGCACCAGTTTCTCACATGGCCTGATCGACTTTGTGGTGCTGAGCGGCAACAGCAGCAACATCTGGCTGTTCCCGGTGGTCGGCGTCATTTACGGGCTGATCTACTACACGGTGTTCCGTCTGGTCATCACTAAATTCAACCTGAAAACCCCGGGCCGTGAAGAGACAACTGCCGAGCAGACCGTCGGCACAGCTAATGAGATGGCGGGTAACCTGGTGGCGGCGTTTGGCGGTAAAGAGAACATCACCAATCTGGATGCCTGCATCACCCGACTGCGCGTCAGCGTGGCGGATGTGACCAAAGTTGATCAGCCGGGCCTGAAAAAACTGGGCGCAGCGGGCGTGGTGATTGCCGGTTCCGGCGTTCAGGCCATTTTTGGTACTAAATCGGATAATCTTAAAACGGATATGGATGACTTTATCCGCAACAGCTAA
- the hinT gene encoding purine nucleoside phosphoramidase: MVEETIFSKIIRREIPADIVYQDELVTAFRDISPKAPTHILVVPNILIPTANDAVPGHEAALGRMITIAAKIAKEEGIAEDGYRLIMNCNSHGGQEVYHIHLHLLGGRPLGPMLAN; encoded by the coding sequence ATGGTCGAAGAAACGATTTTCAGTAAAATTATCCGCCGCGAAATTCCGGCAGACATCGTCTATCAGGATGAGCTGGTAACAGCATTTCGTGATATCTCCCCCAAAGCGCCTACGCATATTCTGGTTGTGCCAAATATTCTTATTCCAACAGCCAATGACGCCGTACCCGGTCATGAAGCGGCGCTGGGCCGGATGATCACCATCGCGGCAAAAATCGCGAAAGAGGAAGGGATTGCTGAAGATGGCTACCGTCTGATCATGAACTGCAATTCGCACGGCGGACAGGAGGTCTATCACATCCATCTGCATCTGCTTGGCGGCCGCCCTCTCGGGCCGATGCTGGCTAACTAA
- a CDS encoding YcfL family protein, with protein MRAMATGLTLLALLSGCSSDRTTINTSQSLVMESSVLSAGITTDEPVISVHEGQQRASAVLYNQQVAPVTVHYRFYWYDDKGLEITPFERPRTATVAADGKVEISSQTGNLTASKVRLYLYL; from the coding sequence ATGCGGGCAATGGCCACAGGCTTGACGTTACTGGCACTCCTCAGCGGATGCAGCAGCGATCGCACCACTATCAATACCTCCCAGTCGCTGGTGATGGAGTCTTCCGTGCTCTCCGCCGGGATCACTACCGATGAACCGGTGATCTCGGTGCATGAAGGGCAGCAGCGCGCTTCCGCCGTACTCTATAACCAGCAGGTGGCGCCGGTGACGGTGCATTATCGCTTCTACTGGTATGATGATAAGGGCCTGGAGATCACCCCCTTTGAGCGTCCGCGAACGGCCACCGTGGCCGCAGACGGTAAAGTTGAAATATCATCGCAAACGGGTAACCTGACGGCGAGTAAAGTCAGGCTCTATCTGTATCTTTAG
- the lpoB gene encoding penicillin-binding protein activator LpoB, whose product MLLALILSGCISQQQPQQPAPVEPVQPTQPAPPPVQPPPVETVPQPPKFQSINWDASVTPLVAQMLKADGVTPGSVLLVDGMKNSTNGSLQTSKATAALHSALENNTQFTLVTPQQLATAKQTLGLSAEDSLGSRSKAVGLARYVGAQYVLYSNAQGDVKSPALQMQLMLVQTGEIIWSGNGVVQH is encoded by the coding sequence ATGCTGCTGGCACTGATTTTAAGCGGCTGTATCAGCCAGCAGCAGCCCCAGCAACCCGCGCCAGTTGAACCCGTTCAGCCGACTCAGCCCGCGCCGCCGCCGGTTCAGCCGCCGCCGGTTGAAACTGTGCCTCAGCCGCCCAAATTCCAGTCAATAAACTGGGACGCCAGCGTTACGCCGCTGGTGGCGCAGATGCTGAAGGCTGATGGCGTCACGCCGGGCAGCGTGCTGCTGGTGGATGGCATGAAGAACAGCACCAACGGCAGCCTGCAGACCTCTAAAGCTACCGCTGCGCTGCACTCAGCACTGGAGAATAACACCCAGTTTACGCTGGTCACGCCGCAGCAACTTGCCACCGCTAAACAGACACTTGGCCTCTCTGCCGAAGACAGCCTGGGCTCGCGCAGCAAAGCTGTCGGGCTGGCACGCTACGTTGGCGCGCAGTACGTGCTCTACAGCAACGCGCAGGGTGACGTGAAATCTCCGGCCCTGCAGATGCAGCTGATGCTGGTGCAAACCGGGGAAATCATCTGGTCAGGCAACGGTGTCGTACAGCATTGA
- a CDS encoding phosphotransferase — translation MSYSIDPALGRVITQQFPAAESAGSFFPLSGLTGQTGKVIIGEKVLLARHQHPVNVIPGVDRRREYHILRKLSGSGLGPAVYGFAEGWLLLGWQPGEVLSPHQFLQQLEALVPLVTRLHSQPLSGYRLSLPRLLEQYWLLSHPGRRHCGWLRVLRRLQRQGEPKPLRLALLHMDIHAGNLISSQPLKGRETASKGDEMLSEGDAGIITVSQPLRLIDWEYASDGDVALELAAIVAGNGLNGQQQAQLTAAYAAAQQLNPAVLARQMQRWQPWLMLLMASWYELRWQQTQEETFFTLAAQAWQRLLSE, via the coding sequence GTGTCGTACAGCATTGATCCGGCGCTGGGCAGAGTCATAACTCAACAGTTTCCGGCGGCAGAGTCCGCCGGTTCTTTTTTTCCGCTCAGCGGTCTGACCGGGCAGACCGGCAAAGTTATTATCGGAGAGAAAGTGCTGCTGGCACGCCATCAGCACCCGGTAAACGTGATTCCTGGCGTCGATCGTCGGCGCGAATACCATATTCTTCGTAAGCTTTCAGGGAGTGGGCTGGGGCCAGCGGTTTATGGTTTTGCTGAAGGGTGGTTACTGCTCGGCTGGCAGCCTGGTGAGGTGCTGAGTCCGCATCAGTTTCTGCAGCAGCTGGAGGCGCTGGTGCCGCTGGTGACCCGCCTGCATAGCCAGCCGCTGAGCGGCTACCGGCTCTCTCTGCCTCGGCTGCTGGAGCAATACTGGCTGTTAAGCCATCCGGGCAGGCGACATTGCGGCTGGCTGCGCGTGCTGCGGCGTTTGCAGCGGCAGGGCGAACCCAAACCTTTACGGCTGGCGCTGCTGCATATGGATATCCATGCGGGCAATCTTATTAGTAGCCAGCCGCTGAAAGGGCGGGAAACGGCCAGTAAGGGCGACGAAATGCTGTCGGAAGGTGATGCAGGCATTATCACCGTTAGCCAGCCGCTGCGGCTGATCGACTGGGAATATGCCAGTGATGGCGACGTGGCGCTGGAGCTGGCGGCCATCGTTGCAGGTAACGGCTTGAATGGGCAGCAGCAGGCTCAGCTGACGGCTGCCTATGCCGCCGCGCAGCAGCTCAATCCTGCGGTGCTGGCCCGCCAGATGCAACGCTGGCAGCCGTGGCTGATGCTGTTGATGGCAAGCTGGTATGAACTGCGCTGGCAACAGACGCAGGAAGAGACGTTTTTCACGCTGGCAGCACAGGCCTGGCAGCGGCTGTTATCAGAGTAA